The nucleotide sequence GATCGACGGCGGCCAGCCCATCGGGTGGCTGTTGCGGGTAACGCGTAATGCGTCAGTTGATGCGTTGCGCCGGCGGAGCGCGTACCGCAAAACCATCACGGGGGACTCCGGCCGCGTGGATATCGCCCACGGCGATACGCCGGGCCCGGCCCGGGACGCCGAAAGCAACGATTTCCGCACTCTCTTGAACCTCGCCGTCGACCGACTTGGCGAGCCATACAAAAGTCTGGTTCTCCTGCGCGAAGTGCAAGACCTGAGCTACCAGGAGATCGCCGACACGCTCGAACTCCCCCTGACAACTGTCAAAGTCTACCTTCATCG is from Rhodothermales bacterium and encodes:
- a CDS encoding sigma-70 family RNA polymerase sigma factor, which encodes MTQRQFEQHVLHLQHRVFGFAYHFLGDREEAEDVTQEVFIRFWNHRQEIDGGQPIGWLLRVTRNASVDALRRRSAYRKTITGDSGRVDIAHGDTPGPARDAESNDFRTLLNLAVDRLGEPYKSLVLLREVQDLSYQEIADTLELPLTTVKVYLHRARKMLRVHLTEVMHREPY